One genomic segment of Actinoplanes ianthinogenes includes these proteins:
- a CDS encoding SMI1/KNR4 family protein encodes MIDHGQSASALGTELPDVHDSGAVTVWRSVGQGELDAVASSGWRAWPPRLPDQPIFSVVSDRRHAVRICRERIVPAEGVGYVARFDLPRRFLDRFEGTGRNESEYRIPANEVAGLNTHVIGVIVEDADYRGPVDDAEFAEAEQALGRPLPRAWRSYLQGASWFRRGWLASETYVWLNTPREMLGLHEAWDEATDAHPGIAIIGGNGSREQLVLDLRKDPAPVLLLETTSAGWETGIRQTGDVGELVDRIESGEFEFSFDE; translated from the coding sequence ATGATCGACCACGGTCAGAGCGCCTCAGCGCTCGGTACGGAGCTGCCGGACGTCCACGACTCGGGCGCGGTCACTGTGTGGCGGTCTGTCGGGCAGGGCGAACTCGACGCGGTTGCGTCGTCAGGATGGCGTGCTTGGCCGCCACGGCTACCGGACCAGCCGATCTTCTCGGTCGTATCCGACCGCCGGCATGCGGTGAGGATCTGCCGCGAGCGGATTGTGCCCGCTGAGGGCGTGGGATACGTGGCCCGGTTCGACCTGCCCCGGCGATTTCTGGATCGGTTCGAGGGCACCGGCCGAAATGAGTCCGAGTATCGGATCCCGGCGAATGAGGTGGCCGGACTCAATACCCACGTCATCGGCGTGATCGTGGAGGACGCCGACTACCGGGGCCCGGTCGACGATGCGGAGTTCGCCGAAGCCGAGCAGGCCCTTGGCCGGCCATTGCCGCGAGCTTGGCGAAGCTACCTGCAAGGCGCGTCCTGGTTCCGCCGAGGCTGGCTGGCGAGCGAGACGTACGTGTGGCTCAACACCCCACGCGAGATGCTCGGCCTCCATGAGGCATGGGATGAAGCCACCGACGCACATCCGGGCATCGCGATCATCGGCGGGAACGGCTCCCGCGAGCAGCTGGTGCTGGATCTGCGGAAGGACCCCGCACCGGTGCTGCTGCTCGAGACCACCAGCGCCGGGTGGGAGACCGGCATTCGCCAGACCGGCGATGTCGGCGAACTCGTCGATCGGATCGAGAGCGGCGAGTTCGAGTTCAGCTTCGATGAGTGA
- a CDS encoding acetyl-CoA C-acetyltransferase translates to MPSEAYIYDGVRTPRGRGKDNGALHGTKPITLVTGLIDAVQKRNPGLDPKRIEDVVLGIVTPIGEQGGDLARAAALVAGLPDTTGGVQLNRFCASGLEAVNQAASRIRSGWEHLILAGGVESMSRNPMGSDGGAWFLDPETALATSFVPQGISADLIATIEGFTRDDVDGYAIQSQERAAKAIAGGAFSRSIVPVRDPNGLDVLTVDEHPRPDTTRAGLGKLRPSFAGIGEQAGFDAVALQKYHWLEAIEHVHHAGNSSGIVDGAALVAIGSEEIGRNFGLVPRARIVGAAVSGADPTLMLTGPTPATEKALSIAGLSTKDIDLFEINEAFAAVVLKYIRDLDLDPEKVNVNGGAIALGHPLGATGAMLVGTVVDELERRDLHRAVVTLCIGGGMGVATVIERVTEFAK, encoded by the coding sequence GTGCCCTCTGAGGCCTACATCTACGACGGGGTACGCACCCCGCGCGGGCGCGGCAAGGACAACGGCGCCCTGCACGGGACGAAGCCGATCACCCTCGTGACCGGGCTGATCGACGCCGTGCAGAAGAGGAATCCCGGCCTCGACCCGAAGCGGATCGAGGACGTGGTGCTGGGCATCGTCACCCCGATCGGCGAGCAGGGCGGCGACCTGGCCCGCGCGGCCGCCCTGGTGGCCGGCCTGCCGGACACCACCGGCGGGGTGCAGCTCAACCGGTTCTGCGCGTCCGGCCTGGAGGCGGTCAACCAGGCCGCGTCCCGGATCCGCTCCGGCTGGGAGCACCTGATCCTGGCCGGCGGCGTCGAGTCGATGTCGCGCAACCCGATGGGCTCGGACGGCGGCGCCTGGTTCCTCGACCCGGAGACGGCGCTGGCCACCAGCTTCGTCCCGCAGGGGATCAGCGCCGACCTGATCGCCACCATCGAGGGGTTCACCCGGGACGACGTCGACGGCTACGCGATCCAGTCGCAGGAGCGGGCCGCCAAGGCGATCGCCGGTGGCGCGTTCAGCCGCTCGATCGTCCCGGTCCGCGACCCGAACGGCCTGGACGTGCTGACCGTCGACGAGCACCCGCGGCCGGACACCACCCGGGCCGGGCTGGGCAAGCTGCGGCCGTCCTTCGCCGGGATCGGCGAGCAGGCCGGGTTCGACGCGGTGGCGTTGCAGAAGTACCACTGGCTGGAGGCGATCGAGCACGTCCACCACGCGGGGAACTCGTCGGGGATCGTGGACGGGGCGGCTCTGGTCGCGATCGGATCAGAGGAGATAGGCCGAAATTTCGGACTTGTACCCCGGGCGCGGATCGTCGGCGCGGCGGTGAGCGGCGCTGACCCGACCCTGATGCTGACCGGCCCGACCCCGGCGACGGAGAAGGCGCTTTCCATCGCCGGCCTCAGCACGAAAGACATCGACCTCTTCGAGATCAACGAGGCCTTCGCCGCGGTGGTACTGAAGTACATCCGCGACCTCGACCTCGACCCGGAGAAGGTGAACGTCAACGGCGGGGCGATCGCCCTCGGCCACCCGCTCGGCGCGACCGGCGCGATGCTGGTCGGCACCGTGGTCGACGAGCTGGAGCGGCGCGACCTGCACCGGGCCGTTGTCACCCTCTGCATCGGCGGCGGCATGGGCGTCGCGACCGTCATCGAGCGCGTTACGGAGTTCGCCAAGTGA
- a CDS encoding TetR/AcrR family transcriptional regulator, whose translation MNREDSGTVAISEAEPAPRTMPVIRRRRLEPDARREQIMSVAVRLFGERPYAEVSTTDVARDAGVARGLVNHYFGTKKELYLEVVRVMLTVPEVALERLPTGGPAERVDAIVTWFLDVVSRHSTSWLAAITAGGMAGDTDVDQVIAEAIDVAADSVLAAVGVTERSDEALRGMARAYVGMCTYTAREWLQRGALTRAQVHTLLTTTLLAMVEKVFP comes from the coding sequence GTGAACAGGGAGGATAGCGGGACGGTGGCGATCAGCGAAGCAGAGCCGGCGCCCAGGACGATGCCGGTGATCCGCCGGCGGCGGCTGGAGCCGGACGCCCGGCGCGAGCAGATCATGTCGGTCGCGGTGCGGCTGTTCGGCGAGCGTCCCTACGCGGAGGTGTCCACCACCGACGTGGCCCGCGACGCCGGCGTGGCCCGCGGCCTGGTCAACCACTACTTCGGGACGAAGAAGGAGCTCTACCTGGAGGTCGTCCGGGTGATGCTCACCGTCCCCGAGGTGGCCCTGGAACGCCTGCCGACCGGTGGCCCCGCCGAGCGCGTCGACGCCATCGTCACCTGGTTCCTGGACGTCGTCTCCCGGCACAGCACGTCCTGGCTGGCCGCGATCACCGCCGGCGGCATGGCCGGCGACACCGACGTCGACCAGGTGATCGCCGAGGCCATCGACGTGGCGGCCGACAGCGTCCTGGCCGCCGTCGGCGTCACCGAACGCTCCGACGAGGCCCTGCGCGGCATGGCCCGCGCCTACGTCGGCATGTGCACCTACACGGCCCGCGAGTGGCTCCAGCGCGGCGCCCTCACCCGCGCCCAGGTGCACACCCTGCTCACCACCACCCTGCTCGCCATGGTCGAGAAGGTCTTCCCCTAG
- a CDS encoding acyl-CoA dehydrogenase family protein, with translation MPTPGLEGYAEPWRKPEHDDLAEMARSFFLKEVVPHAARLEQQGHPDREHYARAGELGLLGLSVPEQYGGGGGDFTHEAVLLHEQMRAGEGSLGLAVHSGIVTGYLAAYGTEKQKQRWLPRLCSGEMIGAIAMTEPDGGSDVQAIRTRAVRTGEDFLVSGSKTFITNGYLADLLVLAVKTDQSAKAHGISLLVCELDEDTPGFRRGRNLEKIGLHANDTAELFFDEFRVPAANILGGPEAENTGFYQLMQQLPQERLVIGVGAVAAMQRAVELATVYAKERQAFGRPLVGHQNTRMVLAECATRTRVSRVFLDDCIARHQRGELDVATAAMAKLYLTEGQCEVVDRCLQIFGGYGYTTEYPIARMYADARVQKIYGGTNEIMKELIARAL, from the coding sequence ATGCCGACGCCTGGACTGGAGGGCTACGCCGAGCCGTGGCGCAAGCCGGAACACGACGACCTGGCCGAGATGGCCCGGTCCTTCTTCCTCAAAGAGGTGGTGCCGCACGCCGCCCGCCTGGAGCAGCAGGGCCACCCCGACCGCGAGCACTACGCGAGAGCCGGCGAGCTCGGCCTGCTCGGCCTCTCGGTGCCGGAGCAGTACGGCGGCGGGGGCGGCGACTTCACCCACGAGGCGGTGCTCCTGCACGAGCAGATGCGGGCCGGCGAGGGCAGCCTCGGCCTGGCCGTGCACAGCGGGATCGTGACCGGTTACCTCGCCGCCTACGGGACCGAGAAGCAGAAACAGCGCTGGCTGCCCAGGCTGTGCAGCGGCGAGATGATCGGCGCGATCGCGATGACCGAGCCGGACGGCGGCTCCGACGTGCAGGCGATACGGACCCGTGCGGTCCGGACCGGCGAGGACTTCTTGGTGAGCGGGTCCAAGACCTTCATCACCAACGGGTATTTGGCGGACTTATTGGTCCTGGCCGTGAAGACCGATCAGTCCGCCAAGGCGCACGGCATCTCGCTGCTGGTCTGCGAGCTGGACGAGGACACGCCCGGCTTCCGGCGGGGCCGCAACCTGGAGAAGATCGGGCTGCACGCGAACGACACCGCGGAGCTGTTCTTCGACGAGTTCCGGGTGCCGGCCGCGAACATCCTGGGCGGGCCGGAGGCCGAGAACACCGGCTTCTATCAGCTGATGCAGCAGCTCCCCCAGGAACGCCTGGTGATCGGCGTGGGCGCCGTCGCCGCCATGCAGCGCGCGGTCGAGCTGGCCACGGTGTACGCAAAGGAACGTCAAGCTTTTGGAAGACCGCTCGTCGGGCACCAGAACACCCGCATGGTGCTGGCCGAGTGCGCCACCCGCACGCGCGTGTCACGAGTTTTCCTGGACGACTGCATCGCCCGGCATCAGCGGGGTGAACTGGACGTGGCGACCGCCGCGATGGCCAAGCTGTACCTGACCGAGGGCCAGTGCGAGGTCGTCGACCGCTGCCTGCAGATCTTCGGCGGGTACGGCTACACCACCGAGTACCCGATCGCCCGGATGTACGCCGACGCCCGGGTCCAGAAGATCTACGGCGGCACCAACGAGATCATGAAGGAGCTGATCGCCCGTGCCCTCTGA